A single genomic interval of Streptococcus suis harbors:
- the radC gene encoding RadC family protein, whose amino-acid sequence MYQIEFKEEAILPRERLVEVGAERLSNQELLAIFIRTGTKKEPVSILSNKLLNRLESLAALRELSIEELQSLTGIGRVKAIEIKAMIELGKRINQSELLLNERILGSEKLGRKMIHEIGHKKQEHLVALYLNTQNQIISQKTIFIGSVNRSIAEPREILHYAVKCMATSIIIVHNHPSGSVQPSRNDLLFTENLKESCEKLGLVLLDHLIVGNKDYYSFREESELF is encoded by the coding sequence ATGTATCAAATTGAATTTAAAGAAGAGGCCATTTTACCTAGAGAACGTTTAGTAGAAGTTGGAGCTGAGCGTCTCAGTAATCAGGAACTACTAGCAATTTTTATTAGAACTGGGACAAAAAAAGAACCTGTTTCTATTCTCTCCAATAAATTATTGAATCGTTTGGAGAGTTTAGCGGCTCTAAGAGAACTATCAATTGAAGAATTGCAAAGTTTGACTGGAATTGGGCGCGTCAAGGCGATTGAAATTAAGGCTATGATTGAACTTGGAAAACGTATCAATCAATCAGAGCTACTCTTAAATGAGAGAATTTTGGGAAGTGAGAAGTTGGGACGTAAGATGATTCATGAAATCGGGCATAAGAAGCAGGAGCATCTAGTTGCACTTTATCTCAATACACAGAACCAGATTATCAGTCAAAAAACGATTTTTATTGGGAGTGTTAATCGTAGTATTGCAGAACCACGTGAAATTTTGCATTACGCAGTAAAATGTATGGCAACATCGATTATCATCGTTCACAACCACCCGTCGGGTTCAGTACAACCTAGTAGGAATGATTTGCTATTTACGGAGAATTTAAAAGAGTCCTGCGAAAAGCTAGGACTGGTATTATTAGATCATTTAATTGTTGGAAATAAGGATTACTATTCTTTTAGAGAAGAAAGTGAGTTATTTTAA
- a CDS encoding ABC transporter permease encodes MNVSILALLISQMLIYSAPLIFTSLGGVFSERGGIVNVGLEGIMVIGAFAGVVFNIEFAGIFGNATPLLAVIVGGLAGVVFAAIHAMATINFRADHVVSGTVLNLLAPALGVLLVKVIYNKGQTDSITESFGKFSFPILADIPIIGEIFFKNTSLMGYVAIATAFLAWFILYKTKFGLRLRSVGEHPQAADTLGINVYAMRYAGVLIAGFLGGVGGAVSAQSVNINFSATTIVGSGFIALAAVIFGKWNPIGAMLASLFFGLSQSLAVVGGQLPGLKDIPTVYLQIAPYLITVIALSAFFGKAVAPKADGINYIKSK; translated from the coding sequence ATGAATGTTTCAATTCTTGCCTTACTCATTTCGCAAATGTTGATTTATTCAGCACCCTTAATCTTTACCAGTCTTGGAGGAGTTTTCTCTGAACGCGGTGGTATTGTAAACGTTGGTCTAGAAGGAATCATGGTTATCGGTGCCTTTGCTGGTGTTGTTTTCAATATCGAATTTGCAGGGATATTTGGTAATGCTACTCCATTATTAGCTGTTATTGTAGGAGGTCTTGCTGGTGTTGTCTTTGCCGCTATTCATGCGATGGCGACGATTAATTTCCGTGCAGACCATGTTGTATCAGGTACGGTGTTGAACCTTTTGGCTCCAGCATTGGGAGTTCTCTTAGTCAAGGTTATCTATAATAAGGGTCAAACTGATAGTATTACTGAATCATTTGGTAAATTTTCATTCCCTATCTTGGCAGATATTCCAATCATTGGTGAAATTTTCTTCAAAAATACAAGCTTGATGGGTTATGTAGCTATTGCAACAGCATTTCTTGCTTGGTTCATCCTTTATAAAACTAAGTTCGGTTTGCGCCTTCGTTCAGTAGGTGAACATCCGCAAGCAGCGGATACTTTGGGAATCAATGTCTACGCTATGCGTTATGCAGGTGTGTTGATTGCTGGTTTCCTTGGTGGTGTTGGTGGAGCTGTAAGTGCTCAATCAGTGAATATCAACTTCTCTGCAACAACAATCGTAGGTTCAGGTTTCATCGCTCTAGCAGCTGTAATTTTCGGTAAGTGGAATCCAATTGGCGCTATGCTTGCTAGTCTATTCTTCGGTCTTTCGCAAAGTTTGGCAGTAGTGGGTGGACAATTACCAGGATTGAAAGATATTCCAACGGTTTATCTTCAAATTGCACCATATTTGATTACTGTTATTGCTCTGTCTGCTTTCTTTGGTAAAGCAGTCGCTCCTAAAGCAGACGGTATCAACTATATCAAATCTAAATAA
- a CDS encoding redox-sensing transcriptional repressor Rex, protein MKNDKKSDIPRATAKRLSLYYRIFKRFYAGNIEKASSKEIAEAIGIDSATVRRDFSYFGELGRRGFGYNVKELMDFFADILNDTSITNVMLVGVGNMGRALLHYRFHERNKMKIVMAFEADDNPAVGTTDENIPIHAISEIKERISEANSQTAILTVPSVKAQEVTDILVEAGVKGILSFSPVNLSVPKDVVVQYVDLTSELQTLLYFMRKG, encoded by the coding sequence GTGAAAAACGATAAAAAATCTGATATTCCACGCGCTACTGCCAAACGTCTATCCCTCTATTATCGCATTTTTAAACGTTTCTATGCAGGAAATATTGAAAAAGCTAGTTCAAAAGAAATTGCCGAAGCTATCGGAATCGATTCAGCTACCGTCCGCCGAGATTTTTCCTATTTTGGAGAGCTTGGTCGTCGTGGCTTTGGCTACAATGTCAAAGAGTTGATGGATTTCTTTGCGGATATTCTAAATGATACCTCCATCACCAATGTTATGCTTGTTGGAGTTGGGAATATGGGGCGGGCCTTACTACACTATCGCTTCCACGAACGAAATAAAATGAAAATAGTCATGGCTTTTGAAGCAGATGATAATCCAGCTGTTGGAACGACAGATGAAAATATCCCAATCCATGCAATCTCAGAAATCAAGGAACGTATCAGCGAAGCAAACTCTCAGACAGCCATTCTAACGGTACCCAGCGTCAAGGCACAAGAAGTGACCGATATTCTTGTTGAAGCTGGTGTTAAGGGAATTCTGAGCTTTTCACCAGTTAACTTGTCTGTCCCAAAAGATGTCGTTGTCCAGTATGTTGATTTGACTAGTGAATTACAGACACTACTCTACTTTATGCGAAAAGGATAA
- a CDS encoding DUF1831 domain-containing protein yields MAFQQSVTLKDCNFTYHISPAIKKYTLRDNTFEQTKAGHYQLTRLLEEIPNSNQGFLLKIIINQDLTGFKINITDKSGLHLVNIFKPESNKVIQEKFYFLMDSLIDRDIFTKES; encoded by the coding sequence ATGGCATTCCAACAATCAGTTACCTTAAAAGATTGTAATTTTACTTATCACATTAGCCCTGCTATCAAAAAATATACACTCCGTGATAACACCTTTGAACAAACCAAAGCAGGTCACTATCAGCTTACACGTCTTCTGGAAGAAATTCCAAATTCAAACCAAGGATTCCTCTTGAAAATTATTATCAATCAAGACCTAACTGGTTTTAAAATTAACATTACCGACAAGTCTGGTCTTCATCTGGTAAACATTTTTAAGCCAGAAAGTAACAAGGTTATCCAAGAAAAATTCTATTTCCTCATGGATAGCTTGATTGACCGTGACATCTTTACAAAAGAGAGTTAG
- a CDS encoding ribose-phosphate diphosphokinase, which translates to MVQPLGEHNIKLFSLNSNRDIAEKIADSAGIPLGKLSSRQFSDGEIQINIEESVRGVDVYIIQSTSYPVNNHLWELLIMIDACKRASANTITAVIPYFGYARQDRTASPREPITAKLVANMLVKAGVDRVLTLDLHASQIQGFFDIPVDNLLTEPLFAAYYMEKGLCGEDVVIVSPKNSGIKRARNIAEFLNAPIAIIDYAQDDSERSEGYIIGDVAGKKAILVDDILNTGRTFSQASKIVQEGGATEIYAVASHGLFAGTAAQLLDEAPIKEILVTDSVASKEQHPKNIAFLTASDLIADAIHRIQEHQPLSPLFKFTSPEKEN; encoded by the coding sequence ATGGTACAACCACTAGGTGAACATAACATTAAATTATTCTCACTCAATAGCAACCGTGATATTGCTGAAAAAATTGCTGATTCTGCTGGAATTCCTCTTGGAAAGCTGTCTTCTCGTCAGTTTTCTGATGGTGAGATTCAAATTAACATTGAAGAATCTGTACGTGGCGTAGACGTCTACATTATCCAATCAACAAGCTATCCGGTCAATAATCACTTGTGGGAATTATTGATTATGATCGATGCTTGTAAACGTGCTAGTGCCAACACCATTACAGCGGTCATCCCTTATTTCGGCTATGCTCGTCAAGACCGTACCGCTTCTCCACGCGAACCAATTACAGCTAAATTAGTTGCAAATATGCTGGTTAAAGCTGGTGTCGACCGTGTATTGACTCTTGATTTACACGCTTCACAAATTCAAGGTTTCTTTGATATTCCAGTAGACAATCTCCTTACAGAACCACTTTTTGCAGCCTACTACATGGAAAAAGGACTCTGCGGAGAAGATGTCGTCATTGTGAGTCCTAAAAATTCTGGTATCAAACGCGCGCGTAATATCGCTGAATTTCTAAATGCACCAATTGCAATTATCGACTACGCTCAAGATGATTCTGAGCGTTCTGAAGGCTATATTATCGGTGATGTTGCTGGTAAAAAAGCTATTTTGGTGGACGATATTCTCAATACTGGTCGCACTTTCTCACAAGCTTCAAAAATTGTCCAAGAAGGTGGTGCTACTGAAATTTATGCAGTTGCCAGCCACGGTCTCTTTGCAGGAACTGCAGCCCAACTCTTAGATGAAGCACCAATCAAAGAAATATTAGTTACCGATTCTGTTGCAAGCAAAGAACAGCATCCTAAAAATATCGCCTTCCTAACAGCTAGTGACTTGATTGCAGATGCCATCCACCGCATCCAAGAACATCAGCCACTCAGCCCACTTTTCAAATTTACTAGTCCTGAAAAAGAAAACTAG
- a CDS encoding DUF4649 family protein, translating into MIEIHYLDAYKQERIQTFENKDVAILAFAGCLTLPDYYPVTSITQDGQALDYKGTIGDLYLYLQTLD; encoded by the coding sequence ATGATTGAAATTCACTATCTTGACGCTTACAAGCAAGAACGTATCCAAACATTTGAGAATAAAGATGTAGCCATTCTGGCTTTTGCCGGTTGCTTAACCCTCCCAGACTATTATCCAGTTACCAGCATTACACAAGACGGACAAGCTCTGGATTACAAAGGGACAATCGGAGATCTCTATCTCTATTTACAAACACTAGATTAG
- a CDS encoding cysteine desulfurase family protein: MIYLDNAATTALSPTALQRMMEVAQENYGNPSSIHQSGRKANQRLRQSRQEIAQILSASPEQIIFTSGGSEADTLAIQGYALAHQSKGKHLITTAIEHHAVLHTMQYLEDRFGFEVTYIQPVDQVITAQQIQDALRPDTILVSVMFANNETGQLLPIKEIGELLADHQAVFHVDAVQAIGKITISPSDYGIDLLAASAHKFHGPKGMGFLYSKVHKFDSLIHGGKQEQQHRAGTENLPAIAAMATALTEQYESLDTHHKHVSELRQHIIEGLSGLDYYLNQAGPHLPHVLNIGFPGKLNEQLLMQLDLAGIAVSSGSACTAGVVQNSHVLEAMYGKDSHRLKESIRISLSEINTKEEIDTLIIELKKILGG; the protein is encoded by the coding sequence TTGATTTATTTAGATAATGCAGCAACCACTGCCCTATCTCCTACTGCACTCCAACGGATGATGGAAGTGGCTCAAGAAAATTATGGAAACCCCTCCAGTATTCATCAAAGCGGTCGGAAAGCCAATCAACGTCTTAGACAAAGTCGTCAAGAGATTGCTCAGATTCTCTCCGCCTCTCCCGAACAAATTATTTTCACATCTGGAGGCTCCGAAGCTGATACTTTAGCTATTCAAGGCTATGCACTTGCGCATCAATCCAAAGGAAAACACCTGATTACTACGGCTATCGAACACCATGCTGTGCTCCATACCATGCAGTATCTAGAGGATCGGTTTGGGTTCGAGGTAACCTACATCCAACCAGTCGACCAAGTAATCACCGCTCAACAAATTCAGGATGCCCTTCGGCCAGATACTATTTTAGTCAGCGTCATGTTTGCTAACAATGAGACCGGTCAGCTACTTCCCATCAAGGAAATTGGAGAGCTCCTAGCCGATCATCAGGCCGTCTTTCATGTAGATGCTGTCCAAGCAATTGGAAAAATTACAATTTCTCCCTCTGACTACGGAATTGACTTGCTCGCGGCCTCTGCCCATAAATTCCATGGTCCAAAGGGGATGGGATTCCTATATAGTAAAGTTCATAAATTTGATTCCTTGATTCACGGCGGAAAGCAGGAACAGCAACATCGAGCAGGTACTGAGAATCTCCCTGCTATTGCTGCTATGGCGACTGCCCTAACAGAACAATATGAGTCCTTAGATACGCATCATAAGCATGTCAGTGAACTGCGACAACATATTATTGAGGGATTATCTGGCTTAGACTATTATCTCAATCAGGCCGGACCTCATCTTCCTCATGTCCTTAATATCGGTTTTCCTGGTAAACTTAATGAACAACTCCTTATGCAACTAGATTTGGCAGGTATTGCTGTTTCTAGCGGTTCTGCATGTACGGCAGGTGTTGTCCAAAATAGCCATGTTTTAGAAGCTATGTATGGAAAAGACTCCCATCGTCTGAAAGAATCCATTCGTATCAGCCTATCTGAAATCAATACAAAAGAAGAGATAGATACTCTTATCATCGAACTAAAGAAAATACTTGGAGGTTAA
- a CDS encoding gamma-glutamyl-gamma-aminobutyrate hydrolase family protein, translating to MKKPVIGISGNEYKTGDHTEPLLSYTQTCLVQAIEDAGGLPLILPVTEPDLAKYYIHLIDKLILTGGQNVQPSYYHEERTIDSDNYLPKRDEFELALIRAAQENQKPIFGICRGLQLYNVAQGGSLHQSISEHWQDIDVSQTIQLTQNSPLYDIYGSAPSVNSFHRQAIKDLAPDLEIIALSDNQQIIEAVHSAYPTKFLGVQWHPELLYGKREIEKDLFHYIVNKL from the coding sequence ATGAAAAAACCAGTTATTGGTATTTCTGGAAATGAATATAAAACAGGGGATCATACAGAACCCCTGCTTTCTTATACCCAGACTTGCCTCGTACAAGCTATTGAAGATGCTGGTGGGCTCCCACTCATCCTTCCTGTTACAGAGCCAGATTTGGCAAAATATTATATTCATCTTATTGACAAACTCATCCTAACAGGAGGACAAAATGTCCAGCCAAGTTACTATCACGAAGAAAGGACTATTGACAGCGATAATTATCTACCAAAGCGTGACGAGTTTGAATTGGCCCTCATAAGGGCTGCCCAAGAAAATCAGAAACCTATCTTCGGTATCTGCCGAGGTCTACAGCTCTACAATGTAGCTCAAGGTGGTAGCCTTCATCAATCAATTTCTGAACATTGGCAAGACATAGACGTCAGTCAAACGATTCAACTGACTCAAAATAGTCCACTTTACGACATATATGGGTCCGCTCCGAGTGTGAACTCATTTCACCGTCAGGCTATCAAAGACTTAGCGCCTGACTTAGAAATCATTGCACTATCAGATAATCAACAGATTATTGAAGCAGTTCATTCAGCCTACCCAACTAAATTTTTAGGGGTTCAATGGCATCCTGAACTACTCTACGGTAAACGTGAGATTGAAAAAGACCTCTTCCACTATATTGTCAATAAACTTTAA
- the gyrA gene encoding DNA gyrase subunit A, with translation MQDKNLVTVNLTNEMKSSFIDYAMSVIVSRALPDVRDGLKPVHRRILYGMNELGITPDKPHKKSARITGDVMGKYHPHGDSAIYEAMVRMAQWWSYRHMLVDGHGNFGSMDGDGAAAQRYTEARMSKIALEMLRDINKNTVNFADNYDASEREPEVLPARFPNLLVNGTTGIAVGMATNIPPHNLGETIEAVKLVMDNPEVTTREIMEVLPGPDFPTGALVMGKSGIHRAYETGKGSIVLRSRTEIEEYGNGRERIVVTEFPYMVNKSKVQEHIVKLVQEKRIEGITAVRDESNREGVRFVIEVRRDASANVILNNLFKQTQLQTNFSFNMLAIQNGVPKILSVRQILESYIEHQKEVVTRRTRFDKEKAEARAHILEGLLIALDHIDEVIRIIRNSETDAIAQAELMEKFDLSERQSQAILDMRLRRLTGLERDKIQSEYDDLVALIADLADILAKPERVVQIIREELEEVKRKYDDPRRTELMVGEVLSLEDEDLIEEADVLITLSNQGYIKRLAQDEFQAQKRGGRGVQGTGVKDDDFVRELVSTSTHDRLLFFTNKGRVYRLKGYEIPEYGRTAKGLPVVNLLKLEENEAIQTIINVTKDQEADSYLFFATRQGVVKRTSVSEFANIRQSGLKALNLKEDDELINVFLTNGQADIIMGTKFGYSVRFTETDVRNMGRTATGVRGINLREGDQLVGATMISDDQEVLVLTEKGFGKRTPANEYPTKGRGGKGIKTLKVADKNGSLAGLTTVSGDEDIMVITDTGVIIRTSVANISQTGRSTMGVKVMRLDDEAKIMTFALVDAAEIKEEKE, from the coding sequence ATGCAAGATAAAAACTTAGTAACGGTTAATCTGACCAATGAGATGAAATCATCCTTCATCGACTATGCGATGAGTGTTATCGTTTCACGTGCTCTGCCTGATGTACGTGATGGTCTCAAGCCGGTTCATCGCCGTATTTTGTATGGGATGAATGAATTAGGAATTACACCGGATAAACCACATAAAAAATCAGCCCGTATCACAGGGGATGTTATGGGTAAATACCATCCGCACGGGGATAGTGCCATATATGAAGCCATGGTACGTATGGCTCAGTGGTGGTCTTATCGTCACATGTTAGTTGATGGTCACGGAAACTTTGGTTCCATGGATGGCGACGGAGCAGCCGCTCAGCGTTATACAGAAGCACGCATGAGCAAGATTGCGCTTGAAATGCTTCGTGATATTAACAAGAACACGGTAAATTTTGCGGATAACTATGACGCGAGTGAACGTGAGCCAGAGGTTTTACCTGCTCGTTTCCCTAACCTTCTGGTTAACGGAACGACCGGTATCGCCGTTGGTATGGCTACCAACATTCCTCCACACAACTTGGGTGAGACTATCGAGGCAGTTAAGCTGGTTATGGACAATCCCGAGGTAACAACACGTGAGATTATGGAAGTCTTGCCTGGACCAGATTTTCCGACAGGTGCCTTGGTTATGGGGAAATCTGGAATTCACCGTGCTTATGAAACTGGTAAAGGTTCAATAGTCCTCCGTTCTCGTACAGAGATTGAAGAGTATGGAAATGGTCGTGAACGCATTGTTGTTACAGAGTTTCCATATATGGTCAATAAGTCCAAGGTTCAAGAACATATTGTTAAATTAGTCCAAGAAAAACGTATTGAAGGAATCACTGCTGTTCGAGACGAATCCAACCGTGAGGGTGTACGATTTGTTATCGAAGTTCGTCGTGATGCTTCTGCTAACGTTATTTTGAATAACCTATTCAAGCAAACACAGCTTCAAACCAACTTTAGTTTCAACATGTTGGCCATCCAAAATGGTGTACCGAAAATCCTTTCTGTACGTCAGATTCTAGAGTCTTATATTGAACACCAAAAAGAAGTAGTCACTCGTCGTACACGATTTGATAAAGAAAAGGCTGAGGCGCGTGCTCATATCTTAGAAGGCTTGCTGATTGCTCTTGACCATATTGATGAAGTCATTCGTATTATCCGTAATTCAGAAACGGATGCTATTGCTCAAGCTGAATTGATGGAGAAATTTGACCTTTCTGAACGTCAGAGTCAGGCCATTCTTGATATGCGTCTTCGTCGTTTGACAGGCTTGGAACGCGATAAGATTCAGTCTGAGTATGATGATTTGGTAGCCTTGATTGCAGACTTGGCAGATATTTTGGCCAAGCCAGAACGTGTCGTTCAGATTATCAGAGAAGAATTAGAAGAAGTCAAGCGGAAGTATGACGATCCACGCCGTACAGAGCTTATGGTGGGTGAGGTCTTGTCGCTAGAAGATGAAGACTTGATTGAAGAGGCTGATGTTCTCATAACCTTGTCTAACCAAGGTTATATTAAACGCTTGGCTCAAGACGAGTTTCAGGCTCAGAAGCGTGGTGGACGTGGTGTTCAGGGAACAGGTGTCAAGGACGACGACTTTGTGCGTGAATTGGTTTCGACCAGCACCCATGACCGCCTGCTCTTCTTCACCAATAAAGGTCGTGTCTATCGCTTGAAAGGTTATGAAATTCCTGAATATGGTCGGACAGCCAAGGGACTGCCAGTGGTCAATTTGCTTAAATTGGAAGAAAACGAGGCAATTCAAACCATTATCAATGTAACTAAGGACCAGGAGGCAGATAGCTATCTCTTCTTTGCAACCCGCCAAGGTGTTGTAAAACGGACTAGTGTGTCAGAATTTGCCAATATTCGCCAGAGCGGTCTGAAAGCTTTGAATTTGAAAGAAGACGATGAACTCATCAATGTTTTCTTAACAAATGGCCAAGCAGACATTATTATGGGGACTAAGTTCGGTTATTCTGTACGTTTCACTGAAACAGATGTTCGTAATATGGGCCGTACAGCAACAGGTGTTCGTGGTATCAATTTACGCGAGGGAGACCAGTTAGTTGGCGCTACTATGATTTCTGATGACCAAGAAGTACTCGTATTGACGGAAAAAGGTTTTGGTAAACGTACACCAGCTAATGAGTATCCAACCAAAGGTCGTGGTGGTAAGGGTATCAAGACTCTTAAAGTTGCTGATAAGAATGGTTCTCTGGCAGGTTTGACAACGGTATCTGGTGATGAAGATATTATGGTTATTACCGATACTGGTGTGATTATTCGTACAAGTGTTGCCAATATCTCTCAAACTGGTCGTTCAACCATGGGTGTAAAAGTGATGCGCTTGGATGATGAAGCGAAAATCATGACCTTTGCCTTGGTAGATGCTGCCGAAATTAAAGAAGAAAAGGAATAA
- a CDS encoding class A sortase, whose protein sequence is MSKRENKKKRKGSFWRNLLTVVLILISLALIFNTSIRNFIIGWNTNKYQISNVTTEDIEKNKQAETTFDFDQVQSISTEAILAAQWDAQRLPVIGGIAVPELGINLPIFKGVFNTSLMYGAGTMKENQEMGKGNYALASHHIFGVTGAADVLFSPLDRAKNGMKIYITDKTNVYTYVIDSVEIVSPESVYVIDDVEGRTEVTLVTCTDYNATQRIIVKGVLESTTPYNETAKDILDSFNKSYNQYDYGQ, encoded by the coding sequence ATGTCAAAACGTGAAAACAAGAAGAAGCGTAAAGGTTCTTTTTGGCGCAATCTTTTAACAGTTGTATTGATACTGATTTCCCTAGCGTTGATATTCAACACCTCTATCCGTAATTTTATTATCGGCTGGAATACGAATAAATACCAGATTAGCAATGTTACGACAGAGGATATCGAAAAGAATAAACAGGCTGAAACAACATTTGATTTCGATCAGGTTCAGTCTATTTCTACAGAGGCTATTTTAGCAGCTCAGTGGGATGCACAACGCTTACCTGTAATTGGTGGAATTGCGGTTCCCGAGCTCGGTATCAACCTTCCTATTTTTAAAGGGGTCTTCAATACTTCGCTCATGTATGGAGCTGGTACCATGAAGGAAAACCAAGAGATGGGGAAAGGAAATTATGCGTTGGCCAGCCACCATATTTTTGGTGTAACTGGTGCGGCAGATGTTCTCTTTTCACCGCTTGATCGTGCTAAAAACGGCATGAAAATCTATATTACTGACAAGACCAATGTTTACACCTACGTTATTGATAGTGTGGAAATTGTTTCGCCTGAAAGTGTCTATGTCATTGATGATGTAGAAGGACGTACAGAAGTTACGTTGGTAACATGTACGGACTATAATGCGACGCAACGTATCATTGTAAAAGGAGTTCTTGAATCAACAACTCCATATAATGAAACTGCAAAAGACATTTTAGATTCCTTCAATAAGAGTTATAATCAGTATGATTATGGACAATAA
- a CDS encoding L-lactate dehydrogenase, with protein sequence MTATKQHKKVILVGDGAVGSAYAYALVNQGIGQELGIIDINKDRTQGDAEDLSHALAFTFPKKIYSAEYSDAHDADLVVLTAGLPQKPGETRLELVEKNLRINQQIVTEIVNSGFNGIFLVAANPVDVLTYSTWKFSGFPKERVIGSGTSLDSARFRQALAEKIGIDARSVHAYIMGEHGDSEFAVWSHANVAGVKLYDWLQDNRDIDEQGLVDLFVSVRDAAYSIINKKGATYYGIGVALARITKAIFDDENAVLPLSVYQAGQYEGVEDVFIGQPAIIGAHGIVRPVNIPLNDAELQKMQASAKQLKDIIDDAFANPEIAAGIKN encoded by the coding sequence ATGACTGCAACTAAACAACACAAAAAAGTAATCCTTGTCGGTGACGGTGCCGTAGGTTCTGCTTATGCTTATGCTCTTGTTAACCAAGGGATTGGTCAAGAATTGGGTATCATCGATATCAACAAAGACCGTACTCAAGGTGATGCAGAAGACTTGAGCCACGCATTGGCCTTCACATTCCCTAAAAAAATCTACTCTGCTGAGTATTCAGATGCTCATGACGCAGACTTGGTTGTATTGACAGCTGGTTTGCCACAAAAACCAGGTGAAACTCGCCTTGAATTGGTAGAGAAAAACCTTCGTATCAACCAACAAATCGTTACAGAAATCGTTAACTCTGGTTTCAACGGTATCTTCCTTGTTGCTGCTAACCCTGTTGACGTGTTGACTTACTCAACTTGGAAATTCTCTGGTTTCCCTAAAGAGCGTGTTATCGGTTCTGGTACTTCTCTTGACTCAGCTCGTTTCCGTCAAGCATTGGCTGAGAAAATCGGTATCGACGCACGTTCAGTTCACGCTTACATCATGGGTGAGCACGGTGACTCAGAATTTGCAGTTTGGTCACATGCCAACGTTGCCGGTGTGAAATTGTACGACTGGTTGCAAGATAACCGCGATATTGATGAGCAAGGTCTTGTTGACTTGTTTGTATCTGTTCGTGATGCAGCCTACTCAATCATTAACAAAAAAGGCGCAACTTACTACGGTATCGGTGTTGCACTTGCACGTATCACTAAAGCAATCTTTGATGATGAAAATGCAGTACTTCCTTTGTCAGTTTACCAAGCTGGTCAATACGAAGGTGTTGAAGATGTCTTCATCGGTCAACCTGCTATCATCGGTGCCCACGGTATCGTTCGTCCAGTCAATATCCCATTGAATGATGCTGAATTGCAAAAAATGCAAGCATCTGCTAAACAATTGAAAGACATCATCGATGATGCTTTCGCAAACCCAGAAATTGCAGCTGGTATTAAAAACTAA